TATGGTCGGCTTGTGGTCAAGAGAGGATTATCATATTCACGACGAATCATATGGAGAAACTAGACCCGGCTTTGATCAGGAGAGGAAGAATGGATATGCATATTGAGTTGTCTTATTGTAGCTTCGAGGCGTTCAAGGTTCTTGCAAAGAACTACTTGGATGTTGATTCTCATCCTCTCTTTGGTGAAGTTGAGTCTTTGCTTAAGGTTACAAATATCGCTCCAGCTGATGTCGCAGAGAAACTGATAGCCAAAAATCAAATAATAGATGTTGACGGGTGCCTTGAAGACTTGGTTCAGAGTTTGGAGAGGAAGATGAAGGAACAGAGAGGTCAAGATGAAGATTAGCTGGTAAGAAGAAGAAATCTGGATTGTTTTAGGACAACCTCCGACTTATCTATCTTTTAATATATTTATGTAGTGTGTCTGATAGATTCTATTACTGTCTCCAGCATGTTAGCGTACGTTACTACCTGAATTTAAACCTGTTTAAGAATATTCTATTTTTGAAGACCAATATTTAAATATAATTAGCAAGATTTAAGTTACAAATTACAAACACAAATCTAAATGAAGAGTTAAATCCAAATGTATAGATGTAATCATAAACATACATTTCATATTAAATACATATATGTAAATCCTAAATCCAACCACAATCAAGGATCTGTGAGAGAACGCTATGTACCTTATCGGAAACTCAGAAGTGTGCATTATCTGGTTTATTCACTCTGATGATGTCCTCTGAGTCGATCTGATCTTGCTTACTTTCACTGGATGAGATCTTGAGGTCTCCAACTGGCGGCGGCATTAGATTGGCTTCATTGGATGACGAGGAGCTGACGTGGCTTGATGAAGCTGTCTCCAAGAAACGAACGATGACACATGTGATGTTGTCTGCACTTCCTCTCTTTATTGCTTCTCCCACAAGTTTCTTCGCTGACTCCTCTGGATCCTCAACTTCCTTAACCATCGCAACTGCTTCCTGCAAGAATGTGAAGATTATAACAACTATAGAGGTAAAGAAAAAGAAGCAATTTCAAACGTGACAGACCTCATTAGAAAAAACATCCCATAGCCCATCACTTGCTAGGATCAGAAACTCGAGAGAATCATCAATCTTCTCCTCCTGTTTTTTCAACGAAAAAAAGGGTTTGGGAAATTCAGAGGACACGAAGATCATATGCAATATGGCTATGATTCAAGTGAAAATAACCTGGATCTCTGGATCGGCAACAACGTATTGCTTCAGAAGACGATCACCAAACGCACGAGAAACTGCAAGTATACCTCCAACCCTCCAAGTTCCTATTCAATTAACGAAAGCAACACCAAACACACACATAAATTTAGAACTATCTATTGAGAAAAAGCATGAAGCAACAACTGTTACATACCTGCCCACATCACAAACCCACCAGCATTCTCAATCCTTTCACGCTCATCACTTTGGTCAGGTTTATGGTCCCTTGACACAGCAATGGCTGTACACACACAAAATCATGTTACATGAAGGAACATATTCATGAAAAAAAATTCATCTGAATGGATACTCCATGATATTAGATATTGGCTCCTTAAATTTCCAAACGACAAATCATAATAGATCTAGTAAGCAAACTAACTACCATCTCCGCCTCTGCTGATAACAGCTCTTGAATCACCAACATTGGCAACAATCAAACGATCACCAATAAGTATAGCTGTAGAGGCAGTCGAACCAGCGTCTCTATTGTGACTATTCTCTGACTTAAGAAGTTCAGAGTCTGTATGGTTATAAGCATCAGCTGGAAAAAAAAAAACATTAACGCCAATTAGACCGCAGCATGGATAAATACATTGTGTTAAAAAAAAAAGTTTGTTCAGGTTCTTGAGAGAGTGTACTTATAGCTGACTTGGTGTCAGAGATAAACTTTGGATGAGTGATTAGATTACTGAAAAGATGACGCTTCACATACTCAGCTGCTCTAGCTCCACCATGGCCTGTCAAAACAACAAGTATACCGTCATCCCAAAATTAAGCTACAAGGGCCGATCCTGGGCAAAGTCTAATGAAACCTAATGAAACATCTGACCTTATTATGCCGCATTTGAAGAAAACTACATAGATATAGGTTTCCAAATTTATATAAAAAAAATTAGTTGACATTTTTAATAAATGGCCTATAACCCCCTAAATCTGAGGGGCCGGCCCTGACTACAAGCTACCAACCAATCTTAAGGTCATGGCACAAGTGAACCATCAAAGATTCATAAGCTAAGCTTTCTTGAGAGAGGAAACATATACATACCATCAAAAACTCCAAATAAACCAACGATTTGTCCATCGATACCGTCGATCCTCGTCTCGAAAAAGTCTTCCATAGACGATCTCTTCCCCGCGGAGCTCGCGTATCCATAGCTGAATTTTCCGTTCTGGCTGAAACCGAATCACGTTAACATACAAAACACACAAGATCGATCGAAGATCCTCGATAAGAATTCAAATGATCAAAACAGAATCAAATTAATCAAATCCAACACATAGCTAAATGATTATCAAGAGGCAGTTATGAGATTGAATTTGACCTGAGACCTCCGCCGCTCGCCGGAGTTTCAACGGTCTGCGTCGGGTTGGAACACGACAACGCCAAATCCAGATATCCCATAGCTTCTTCTTCCACGAAATTTTCAAAAGTTAGTTCTGCTCGGGATGCTCTCGTCTAGCCTGAAACTTCCATGAAAGAATCACGAGGAGAGAGAAGAAGAAGCAGATGGGGAGAGATTCACGTGTTTGATCGACGTTTCGAGAGCATATTCCGGCGAACGATTCATGGTAATTATAGAAAGTAGAAAGATATTATCACAGAAGACAGATATTGACACGTGGCGCTCGTTAACCGGTGGTTTGACTTTTAAATCTTTTATAAACCATCAAACATTGACCATGGGCCTTATTTTTTTTAAAATGAGCCCATGGGCCTATGGTTTATCAACTTAATTAAGGATAAGACTACTCCTACTGCCAAACAGCAGCGTAAACTTCAATCTGTTCGAGCCACTTTACAAACAGAGCTTTCTGACGACCAAAAAAAAAAAGAATAGGTGCTTTCATATGGCAGGTATCTTCAGTGGCGTGAAACAGTCTGTAAGTCTCTCTGAACCAAGATCCTACTGCAGAGAGAGTTAGAGAGTTGACTAGAAGATGTAACCAAGAGTGGAACCACTTTCTTGGATGAACCATTTTATCTAGCTGTAAGTGATATTTAAATAGTCAGATTTTAAAACACAAAGATCACACTGTGGAATATGTCATAGGTTGAACTTTGGTTTTGTGAATAAATAAAAAGAGGTTTATTGATTACCAGCTACAAATGTCATCTTCACGCCAACTAGTTAGTTTTTACTGAATGGTGGGATGCGTGTGTTGTTTAGTTTTAGTTTTTTACTGGACCTAAAATTAATAATTTGGATCAAAATTATTCATACTATCTAATATTTTATCTATGTATTTGGATACTCAAAACTCAGTATAGTGTATGAATTTAAAATATATTTTTAAATTTTTGATAGATATGATTATTAAATATTTTCAGTAATTGTTATTTTGTAATATACATAGTATAAAACTGTTATTAATAAATATATTTTTCAATCTATCATTACACGCTTGATTAATATTTAACGAAATATAAATTGTGTGCCAAATCCTTAAAATAAGTGTAACAATTTTTTCTCTCTTTTTAACTACAACCATTTTGAGCAAACCCGATCCGTCCTCCCGCCTTATCATACACAACTTGTAGCGTCATTTGCTGGACGCTCCCAAAGATGGCGAAGTCACCATCGTTGTCATTGCCTGCAAACGCCAAGCAAACATGCGATGCATTCAACGGATACAAAATCCCATTTAAGCCTAGTTCCACAGTGGTGCCCCCTCCGAAGGAGAACGAAACTTTCGGGACAGACATCGTGTCGAAACCTTTTGGATCGTAGCACGTGTCCAAGAGCTCTACAGCGGATGTAGTCGTGTAGTTCTTCATCTTTTCCTTAAACGCGCCTCGCAGTGCTGCATAAGCCTTGGGAGGGAGGCGAGTGATCACAGTGCCGGAGTCGATAATAGCACGGGGGTGTGAGAACACTGTTGATGGAATCTCCAGTTTCTTACCTCCGACGGTGATGCCTACTATATCAAGACCGTATAAGTGCGTTTTTGGTACGGATTTGATCGGCGTGAACTTGACGGAACTAGAGATTCCAGTGGATCCGAAGGTGAGATGGCCGGTTCTGTCGGGAGAAGGTAAACAATAAGAGAATATATTATTGTACTTGTTAGCCGTCTGCGACGGAAATGAGAGTACGTGGCTGCTAAGGCCAAGTAGTCCAGCAGTATTGTCGTTAATGTTAACCTCTTTTTCGCTGCAGCCAAAGTGAATGCCGGCGAAGACATCAGCGCTCGTTATGGTAAACTTCTCCTCGGCGAGGTATCCGTTGGAAGACGAGTTATCATTGTAGTCGATGCTGTAGCAGCAACGAGTCGCCGAACAGGGAATATCTAATCGAGGGGATAATATTTAAAACTCGGTTAAACATAACACAAAAAATTACAAAAAAAAATCGAACCTCTGGATCTGATATCACCACTACACACTCGAGATGTAGATGATACTGTGTTGAAGGAAGTAGACAAGGAAGGGTTAAAGATGTCATTGTTTTCAGAGTTGCAATTTGAACTTCGATATCTTCCGGATCGGCATTGCATGGCCCTGCACTTTGTCCACGTCAAATCGCTGCCAGTGTCTATGATCAGTGGCTGGTTGTGTGTAGGTGTTCCGATTCCGATTGTCACGATGTAGCTCCCCGAACCTACATCTTCTTTGCTCTTGCTCTCGTCCTTAACCGGTAAACCGGTTTGTGTAAGTCGGTCTTCCAAATTATTTGACAGCTTTGAGTGGATAGAGTCCACTCGTGCTTGGTCGCGTCTGAGGATGTCTGCACGGTCGAGTTTAACAGCTTTGCCTCGATTTTACTATCCCTCA
This genomic interval from Brassica oleracea var. oleracea cultivar TO1000 chromosome C2, BOL, whole genome shotgun sequence contains the following:
- the LOC106327604 gene encoding probable protein phosphatase 2C 69, whose translation is MGYLDLALSCSNPTQTVETPASGGGLSQNGKFSYGYASSAGKRSSMEDFFETRIDGIDGQIVGLFGVFDGHGGARAAEYVKRHLFSNLITHPKFISDTKSAITDAYNHTDSELLKSENSHNRDAGSTASTAILIGDRLIVANVGDSRAVISRGGDAIAVSRDHKPDQSDERERIENAGGFVMWAGTWRVGGILAVSRAFGDRLLKQYVVADPEIQEEKIDDSLEFLILASDGLWDVFSNEEAVAMVKEVEDPEESAKKLVGEAIKRGSADNITCVIVRFLETASSSHVSSSSSNEANLMPPPVGDLKISSSESKQDQIDSEDIIRVNKPDNAHF